From Carassius auratus strain Wakin chromosome 10, ASM336829v1, whole genome shotgun sequence, a single genomic window includes:
- the LOC113109954 gene encoding stAR-related lipid transfer protein 13-like isoform X7, with the protein MFEEALMSAFVPVDSGEMDSVLTDLLDESMDSECLGSMTPETQDIYLRLDSHRRRSGLRLARIIARQQLLKKISQEIEAKEACDWLRAAGFPQYAQLYEDSQFPIEISSVKRDHDFLDKDLVEPLCRRLNTLNKCASMKLDVSLPKKKSEDSDEEDLLAISNRWTFEWKSRRWSRLQDIDYLLGTAGERSPSEVGEDLRTTVSSESILTDLSEPEICSLPSEDSLAAMPDSASLTTLNLPRELPHYGSLPAKSRRRGRTRAKDFLRRMETLGRTWGPSMVRSERRSLVISSPVLQSEPEVLKTLRCVQILNAGPLNAENMPPANNCLNSLASSEVSSQSETSGSAESTPNMKGRVSKLYPPGKRAGVYLEDIDVLAGAPQRRRPVEQSRKNEFRSYDELLVHIPKDHKPGTFPKALSIESLTTASKERGNWKLLDSEPQNFKCRKVGGRELRSVTRCCLRGSRISVYDNVPGSHLYASTGDLLDLEKEDIFPHLDDILQHVNGLQQIVDHWSKNVLPESEGEGDGGRGRDQSIIDGQSSSQITLDYEGTSVIEGLTTPNQVNKDGVSLNETDTSSTRERRDSGVGASLTRPRLRWPSFRMSNLLSQSGISLQISSQSVGQLSLLQKFSLLRLTAIMEKYSMSNKHGWTWSVPKFMKRMKGPDYKDKTVFGVPLIVHVQRYGHPLPISLQLALRFLRSQCLDQVGLFRKSGVKSRIQALRQMCETSPESVNYEDQSAYDVADMVKQFFRDLPEPLLTSKMGETFLHIYQYVPKEQRLQAVQAAIMLMADENREVLQTLLCFLNDVTSSVEENQMTPMNLAVCLAPSLFHLNIMKNDTLSPRSPRP; encoded by the exons AAATCGAGGCAAAGGAAGCATGTGACTGGCTGAGGGCAGCGGGATTCCCACAGTATGCCCAACTTTATGAGG ATTCCCAGTTTCCCATTGAAATATCTTCCGTCAAGAGGGACCATGACTTTCTCGACAAAGACCTTGTGGAGCCTCTTTGCCG TCGACTCAACACTCTGAACAAGTGTGCCTCCATGAAACTGGACGTGAGCCTCCCCAAGAAGAAA AGTGAGGACTCTGATGAGGAGGACCTGTTGGCCATCAGTAATAGATGGACATTTGAGTGGAAGAGTCGGCGCTGGTCACGTCTGCAAGACATCGATTACCTCCTGGGTACAGCGGGGGAGCGGAGCCCCTCTGAGGTGGGTGAGGACCTGCGGACCACCGTGAGCAGTGAGAGCATTCTGACAGACCTCAGCGAGCCGGAGATCTGTTCCCTGCCCAGCGAAGACTCTTTGGCCGCCATGCCTGACTCTGCCTCGCTCACCACACTCAACTTGCCCAGAGAGCTGCCTCATTACGGTTCACTTCCTGCCAAGAGCAGGCGACGTGGACGCACACGCGCCAAAGACTTCCTGAGGAGAATGGAAACGCTGGGCCGGACATGGGGACCATCGATGGTTCGTTCGGAGCGGCGCTCTTTGGTTATCAGCAGCCCAGTTCTGCAAAGCGAGCCAGAGGTGCTAAAGACTCTACGATGTGTTCAGATTTTAAACGCCGGGCCTCTAAATGCTGAAAACATGCCACCTGCTAACAACTGCCTAAATTCGCTGGCCAGCAGTGAGGTTAGCAGCCAATCAGAAACCAGTGGGAGTGCCGAAAGCACACCAAACATGAAGGGGCGTGTCTCAAAGTTGTATCCTCCTGGTAAACGTGCAGGTGTCTACCTAGAGGACATCGATGTTCTCGCCGGCGCTCCGCAAAGAAGGAGACCGGTCGAGCAGAGCCGCAAAAATGAATTCCGCTCCTATGACGAGCTATTGGTGCACATCCCAAAAGATCACAAACCTGGTACTTTCCCTAAAGCGCTGTCGATCGAGAGTCTGACGACAGCCAGTAAGGAACGTGGAAACTGGAAGCTTCTGGATTCAGAGCCCCAGAACTTCAAGTGCAGGAAAGTTGGAGGAAGGGAACTCCGGTCCGTGACGCGCTGCTGCCTGCGAGGCAGCAGGATCAGTGTGTACGATAACGTACCGGGCTCACACCTGTACGCGAGCACCGGGGACTTATTGGACCTTGAGAAGGAGGATATATTTCCACATTTGGATGACATTCTGCAGCATGTGAATGGTCTGCAGCAGATCGTGGACCACTGGTCCAAAAACGTGTTGCCCGAGAGTGAGGGGGAGGGGGATGGCGGCAGGGGGCGGGACCAGAGCATTATTGATGGCCAGTCTTCCAGCCAGATCACACTGGACTATGAGGGGACTTCTGTAATTGAGGGGTTGACCACACCGAACCAAGTCAACAAGGATGGGGTTTCGTTAAATGAAACGGACACCTCCAGCACCAGAGAGAGGAGGGACTCGGGGGTGGGGGCTTCTCTGACACGACCACG CCTTAGATGGCCCAGCTTCAGGATGTCCAACCTCCTCAGCCAATCAGGAATTTCGCTACAGATATCCAGCCAATCAGTGGGCCAGCTTAGCTTGTTGCAGAAGTTCTCTTTATTGCGTCTCACTGCTATCATGGAGAAATACTCCATGTCCAACAAGCATGGGTGGACTTG GTCAGTGCCAAAATTTATGAAGAGAATGAAGGGACCAGACTACAAGGATAAGACGGTATTCGGTGTTCCTCTGATTGTCCATGTCCAGCGGTACGGACACCCTTTGCCCATAAGCTTACAGCTCGCCCTGCGCTTTTTAAGGAGCCAGTGTTTAGACCAG GTGGGACTTTTCCGTAAATCCGGGGTAAAGTCTCGTATTCAGGCTCTGCGGCAAATGTGTGAAACTTCCCCAGAAAGTGTGAACTATGAGGATCAGTCAGCATATGATGTGGCAGACATGGTCAAACAGTTCTTCAGAGACTTGCCTGAGCCTCTCCTCACGAGCAAAATGGGCGAGACCTTCCTCCACATATACCAGT ATGTCCCTAAAGAACAGCGCTTACAGGCTGTGCAGGCAGCTATCATGTTGATGGCCGATGAAAACCGTGAGGTCCTGCAGACGCTGCTGTGCTTCCTAAATGACGTGACTTCCTCTGTTGAGGAGAACCAGATGACCCCAATGAACCTGGCGGTGTGCCTCGCTCCTTCTCTCTTCCACCTCAACATCATGAAGAATGATACTTTGTCGCCTCG GTCTCCAAGGCCTTGA
- the LOC113109954 gene encoding stAR-related lipid transfer protein 13-like isoform X8, with translation MFEEALMSAFVPVDSGEMDSVLTDLLDESMDSECLGSMTPETQDIYLRLDSHRRRSGLRLARIIARQQLLKKISQEIEAKEACDWLRAAGFPQYAQLYEDSQFPIEISSVKRDHDFLDKDLVEPLCRRLNTLNKCASMKLDVSLPKKKSEDSDEEDLLAISNRWTFEWKSRRWSRLQDIDYLLGTAGERSPSEVGEDLRTTVSSESILTDLSEPEICSLPSEDSLAAMPDSASLTTLNLPRELPHYGSLPAKSRRRGRTRAKDFLRRMETLGRTWGPSMVRSERRSLVISSPVLQSEPEVLKTLRCVQILNAGPLNAENMPPANNCLNSLASSEVSSQSETSGSAESTPNMKGRVSKLYPPGKRAGVYLEDIDVLAGAPQRRRPVEQSRKNEFRSYDELLVHIPKDHKPGTFPKALSIESLTTASKERGNWKLLDSEPQNFKCRKVGGRELRSVTRCCLRGSRISVYDNVPGSHLYASTGDLLDLEKEDIFPHLDDILQHVNGLQQIVDHWSKNVLPESEGEGDGGRGRDQSIIDGQSSSQITLDYEGTSVIEGLTTPNQVNKDGVSLNETDTSSTRERRDSGVGASLTRPRLRWPSFRMSNLLSQSGISLQISSQSVGQLSLLQKFSLLRLTAIMEKYSMSNKHGWTWSVPKFMKRMKGPDYKDKTVFGVPLIVHVQRYGHPLPISLQLALRFLRSQCLDQVGLFRKSGVKSRIQALRQMCETSPESVNYEDQSAYDVADMVKQFFRDLPEPLLTSKMGETFLHIYQYVPKEQRLQAVQAAIMLMADENREVLQTLLCFLNDVTSSVEENQMTPMNLAVCLAPSLFHLNIMKNDTLSPR, from the exons AAATCGAGGCAAAGGAAGCATGTGACTGGCTGAGGGCAGCGGGATTCCCACAGTATGCCCAACTTTATGAGG ATTCCCAGTTTCCCATTGAAATATCTTCCGTCAAGAGGGACCATGACTTTCTCGACAAAGACCTTGTGGAGCCTCTTTGCCG TCGACTCAACACTCTGAACAAGTGTGCCTCCATGAAACTGGACGTGAGCCTCCCCAAGAAGAAA AGTGAGGACTCTGATGAGGAGGACCTGTTGGCCATCAGTAATAGATGGACATTTGAGTGGAAGAGTCGGCGCTGGTCACGTCTGCAAGACATCGATTACCTCCTGGGTACAGCGGGGGAGCGGAGCCCCTCTGAGGTGGGTGAGGACCTGCGGACCACCGTGAGCAGTGAGAGCATTCTGACAGACCTCAGCGAGCCGGAGATCTGTTCCCTGCCCAGCGAAGACTCTTTGGCCGCCATGCCTGACTCTGCCTCGCTCACCACACTCAACTTGCCCAGAGAGCTGCCTCATTACGGTTCACTTCCTGCCAAGAGCAGGCGACGTGGACGCACACGCGCCAAAGACTTCCTGAGGAGAATGGAAACGCTGGGCCGGACATGGGGACCATCGATGGTTCGTTCGGAGCGGCGCTCTTTGGTTATCAGCAGCCCAGTTCTGCAAAGCGAGCCAGAGGTGCTAAAGACTCTACGATGTGTTCAGATTTTAAACGCCGGGCCTCTAAATGCTGAAAACATGCCACCTGCTAACAACTGCCTAAATTCGCTGGCCAGCAGTGAGGTTAGCAGCCAATCAGAAACCAGTGGGAGTGCCGAAAGCACACCAAACATGAAGGGGCGTGTCTCAAAGTTGTATCCTCCTGGTAAACGTGCAGGTGTCTACCTAGAGGACATCGATGTTCTCGCCGGCGCTCCGCAAAGAAGGAGACCGGTCGAGCAGAGCCGCAAAAATGAATTCCGCTCCTATGACGAGCTATTGGTGCACATCCCAAAAGATCACAAACCTGGTACTTTCCCTAAAGCGCTGTCGATCGAGAGTCTGACGACAGCCAGTAAGGAACGTGGAAACTGGAAGCTTCTGGATTCAGAGCCCCAGAACTTCAAGTGCAGGAAAGTTGGAGGAAGGGAACTCCGGTCCGTGACGCGCTGCTGCCTGCGAGGCAGCAGGATCAGTGTGTACGATAACGTACCGGGCTCACACCTGTACGCGAGCACCGGGGACTTATTGGACCTTGAGAAGGAGGATATATTTCCACATTTGGATGACATTCTGCAGCATGTGAATGGTCTGCAGCAGATCGTGGACCACTGGTCCAAAAACGTGTTGCCCGAGAGTGAGGGGGAGGGGGATGGCGGCAGGGGGCGGGACCAGAGCATTATTGATGGCCAGTCTTCCAGCCAGATCACACTGGACTATGAGGGGACTTCTGTAATTGAGGGGTTGACCACACCGAACCAAGTCAACAAGGATGGGGTTTCGTTAAATGAAACGGACACCTCCAGCACCAGAGAGAGGAGGGACTCGGGGGTGGGGGCTTCTCTGACACGACCACG CCTTAGATGGCCCAGCTTCAGGATGTCCAACCTCCTCAGCCAATCAGGAATTTCGCTACAGATATCCAGCCAATCAGTGGGCCAGCTTAGCTTGTTGCAGAAGTTCTCTTTATTGCGTCTCACTGCTATCATGGAGAAATACTCCATGTCCAACAAGCATGGGTGGACTTG GTCAGTGCCAAAATTTATGAAGAGAATGAAGGGACCAGACTACAAGGATAAGACGGTATTCGGTGTTCCTCTGATTGTCCATGTCCAGCGGTACGGACACCCTTTGCCCATAAGCTTACAGCTCGCCCTGCGCTTTTTAAGGAGCCAGTGTTTAGACCAG GTGGGACTTTTCCGTAAATCCGGGGTAAAGTCTCGTATTCAGGCTCTGCGGCAAATGTGTGAAACTTCCCCAGAAAGTGTGAACTATGAGGATCAGTCAGCATATGATGTGGCAGACATGGTCAAACAGTTCTTCAGAGACTTGCCTGAGCCTCTCCTCACGAGCAAAATGGGCGAGACCTTCCTCCACATATACCAGT ATGTCCCTAAAGAACAGCGCTTACAGGCTGTGCAGGCAGCTATCATGTTGATGGCCGATGAAAACCGTGAGGTCCTGCAGACGCTGCTGTGCTTCCTAAATGACGTGACTTCCTCTGTTGAGGAGAACCAGATGACCCCAATGAACCTGGCGGTGTGCCTCGCTCCTTCTCTCTTCCACCTCAACATCATGAAGAATGATACTTTGTCGCCTCGGTAA